One segment of Anatilimnocola aggregata DNA contains the following:
- a CDS encoding 5-formyltetrahydrofolate cyclo-ligase: MPPSEISPKQRFRQQARARRAAIDRRAERSAAIAARLMAIPLWAAAQVVSIYVSFRDEVETQLLIEAARASGKQVAIPLCLPDKTLAMISLLPGDELVPGSFGILEPARAAGTNERRVTASQALDIIVIPGLAFDRSCQRMGYGMGHYDRYLPLLRGDCVKVGLAYDAQMVDQLPTEPHDSPMDVVVTESELIRSSLFDGLAGDSPGNAIG, from the coding sequence ATGCCCCCCAGCGAGATTTCACCCAAGCAGCGATTTCGCCAGCAGGCCCGCGCGAGGCGCGCCGCCATCGATCGGCGCGCCGAAAGAAGCGCCGCGATCGCTGCACGATTGATGGCAATTCCGTTATGGGCTGCGGCTCAAGTGGTCTCGATCTACGTCAGTTTTCGGGATGAAGTCGAAACGCAGCTGCTCATCGAAGCAGCCCGCGCGAGCGGCAAACAAGTAGCAATTCCGCTCTGTTTGCCCGATAAGACGCTGGCGATGATCTCGCTGCTTCCTGGCGACGAATTAGTCCCCGGCAGCTTTGGGATTCTCGAACCGGCGCGCGCTGCTGGCACGAACGAGCGGCGGGTGACGGCGAGCCAGGCGCTCGATATCATCGTCATTCCCGGGCTGGCCTTCGATCGATCTTGCCAGCGAATGGGCTACGGCATGGGGCACTACGACCGCTACCTGCCGCTGCTACGAGGGGACTGTGTGAAGGTTGGGCTGGCCTACGACGCCCAGATGGTCGACCAACTGCCGACCGAACCGCACGACTCCCCCATGGATGTGGTGGTAACGGAAAGTGAGCTCATTCGTTCGTCCCTTTTCGACGGTTTGGCTGGTGATTCGCCGGGGAATGCGATAGGATGA
- the dusB gene encoding tRNA dihydrouridine synthase DusB, translating to MTTLDTLPNTAPQTGSLPPAADQALPQVKPLYIGNVKVDPPILQAPMAGFTNFAYRQIVRQFGGSGLLATEMVSARSFVWLAEHEAESPERLWGVKEEARPLAVQMWDNDPDTLARVGERLANEYQVSVVDLNFGCPVKDLTEKAHSGSYLLKFPDRVGAIIERVVKACAPTPVTAKIRLGCSHASINACEIARVVEAAGAAALTVHGRVASDFFRGSADWEKISEIKQHLKHIPLIGNGDLDSAAKVVEAFRRYHVDGVMIARASLGRPWLFAQCAAALRGDPIPPEPTLDEQRDWMLRHYELVCERFGEERGTLLMRKFACNYAQGKAGARHFRGAVGNVNTRFEFLAVVANHFPKQDNPQLFQPHDAAEPCEETCG from the coding sequence ATGACCACGCTCGATACTTTACCAAATACCGCTCCGCAAACTGGCTCGCTGCCACCCGCCGCCGATCAGGCGCTGCCTCAGGTGAAGCCGCTCTACATCGGCAACGTGAAGGTCGATCCCCCGATTCTCCAAGCGCCAATGGCGGGCTTCACTAACTTTGCTTATCGCCAGATCGTGCGCCAGTTTGGCGGCTCCGGTTTGCTTGCCACCGAAATGGTCAGCGCGCGGAGTTTTGTCTGGCTCGCAGAGCACGAAGCGGAATCCCCCGAACGACTGTGGGGCGTGAAAGAAGAAGCCCGCCCGCTGGCCGTGCAAATGTGGGACAACGATCCCGATACGCTCGCCCGCGTTGGCGAACGACTGGCCAATGAATATCAGGTAAGCGTCGTCGATCTCAATTTCGGCTGCCCGGTGAAAGACCTCACCGAAAAGGCGCACAGCGGCTCGTACCTCCTAAAGTTTCCCGATCGGGTCGGCGCGATCATCGAGCGGGTGGTCAAAGCCTGCGCGCCGACGCCGGTGACTGCCAAGATTCGCCTCGGATGTTCGCACGCGTCAATCAATGCCTGCGAGATTGCCCGCGTTGTCGAAGCCGCGGGTGCGGCTGCCCTGACCGTACATGGCCGCGTCGCTTCGGACTTTTTCCGCGGCAGTGCCGATTGGGAGAAAATCTCCGAAATCAAACAGCACTTGAAGCACATCCCGCTGATTGGCAACGGCGATCTCGATTCAGCTGCGAAAGTCGTCGAAGCGTTTCGACGTTATCACGTTGACGGCGTGATGATTGCCCGGGCGTCGCTTGGTCGCCCTTGGCTGTTTGCTCAATGTGCGGCAGCGCTGCGCGGCGACCCGATTCCCCCCGAACCGACGCTCGACGAACAACGCGACTGGATGCTGCGGCACTACGAACTCGTCTGCGAACGGTTTGGCGAAGAGCGCGGCACGCTGCTCATGCGGAAGTTCGCCTGCAACTATGCCCAGGGCAAAGCGGGGGCCAGGCACTTTCGCGGCGCAGTGGGGAACGTGAACACGCGCTTTGAATTTCTCGCCGTCGTCGCTAATCATTTTCCTAAGCAAGACAACCCGCAACTCTTTCAGCCGCACGATGCCGCCGAGCCGTGCGAAGAAACGTGCGGCTAA
- a CDS encoding NINE protein, with protein sequence MPVEAACPSCDGKFRLPDTAAGKKIRCPKCKGPLEVPPLSAAEDAAAPTSIETKPEPAAPQPAALEPTPPAASTPAGKTVEANCPSCSGKFRLPEAAAGKKIRCPKCKGPLEVPPLGATSSPTAPASTEGLKSAWRAASQEPAPTEMLKAASTKPAAELPAIEKPLPEKPPAEKVPAEKTQPTKVPVVEKPVAEKEKVVSKKPVAEKPRAEKPQPEKAPPAKKPAQPTAEVVTTAPASNKLKFIAPEPTVPQWFFRGEDGEAFGPVDRPTLDAWKEEGRISVDCQVLQQGSEQWQWASDLYPELEEAEEEPAPSSPADNSEADESADLDEEAASADTSFVSKSKSRSEVATTRRAVDEESEPNEERLSPHSKPVAFLLALTLGWLGIHRFYLGHVSIGLAMLFTCGGLFIWSITDALRILFGHVTDSEGLKLRD encoded by the coding sequence ATGCCTGTCGAAGCCGCTTGCCCTAGTTGCGACGGAAAATTTCGCCTGCCCGATACCGCGGCCGGGAAGAAAATCCGTTGCCCCAAGTGCAAAGGTCCGCTCGAAGTGCCACCGCTTTCCGCAGCTGAAGATGCTGCTGCGCCCACCTCGATCGAAACCAAGCCCGAGCCAGCCGCCCCTCAGCCCGCCGCGCTGGAACCAACGCCACCCGCAGCCTCCACCCCCGCGGGCAAGACCGTCGAAGCGAACTGCCCCAGTTGCTCCGGAAAGTTTCGCTTGCCCGAAGCTGCTGCGGGCAAGAAGATTCGCTGCCCCAAGTGCAAAGGTCCGCTCGAAGTTCCCCCGCTCGGCGCAACGTCATCCCCAACCGCGCCGGCCAGCACCGAAGGGCTGAAGTCTGCGTGGCGCGCCGCTTCGCAAGAACCGGCACCGACCGAGATGCTCAAGGCGGCATCAACCAAGCCAGCGGCAGAACTTCCGGCGATTGAGAAACCACTCCCCGAAAAACCACCGGCGGAAAAAGTTCCGGCGGAAAAAACACAACCCACCAAAGTGCCAGTTGTCGAAAAGCCCGTTGCCGAGAAAGAGAAAGTCGTCAGCAAGAAGCCCGTGGCGGAAAAGCCGCGAGCTGAAAAGCCTCAGCCGGAGAAAGCTCCACCGGCGAAGAAGCCCGCGCAGCCAACTGCCGAAGTGGTGACTACTGCTCCCGCCTCGAACAAACTCAAATTCATCGCCCCCGAGCCCACCGTACCGCAGTGGTTCTTTCGCGGCGAAGATGGCGAGGCCTTCGGCCCCGTCGATCGCCCGACGCTCGATGCCTGGAAAGAAGAAGGGCGAATCTCTGTCGATTGCCAGGTGCTGCAACAAGGGAGCGAGCAGTGGCAGTGGGCCAGCGATCTCTATCCCGAACTGGAAGAGGCCGAAGAGGAACCTGCGCCCAGCAGTCCAGCTGACAATTCCGAGGCTGACGAATCAGCTGACCTCGACGAAGAAGCGGCTTCGGCCGACACCAGTTTCGTCAGCAAGTCGAAGTCGCGCAGCGAAGTTGCGACCACTCGCCGCGCTGTTGACGAAGAGAGCGAACCCAACGAAGAGCGTCTCAGTCCGCACAGCAAACCGGTTGCCTTCCTGCTGGCGCTCACGCTCGGCTGGCTCGGCATTCACCGCTTTTACTTGGGGCACGTCAGCATCGGCCTGGCGATGCTCTTCACCTGCGGCGGCCTCTTCATTTGGAGCATCACTGATGCCCTCCGCATCCTCTTCGGCCATGTGACCGACTCCGAGGGGCTCAAGCTCCGCGATTGA
- a CDS encoding SDR family NAD(P)-dependent oxidoreductase, with amino-acid sequence MLLKDQVCLVTGAGRGIGRSIAVSFAREGAKVAITARSAGELAETAAEIKSLGASALSITADLEDATAPAKIVQQVRAAWGPVQVLVNNAGIGSSADPQPVVSFDDAFWERTLRINLTAPYLLCKQVLPEMQRARAGRIIMVASINGKIGALHGAAYTASKHGVLGLMRTLAMEVVQEGITVNAICPGPVHTAMNDKRIAYDAARRGVSVEQIVAGTTPMGRRLEPDEIAPLAVYLASAGSSGMTGQAINIDGGVLMTG; translated from the coding sequence ATGCTGCTCAAAGATCAAGTTTGTCTCGTGACTGGTGCGGGACGTGGAATTGGCCGCTCGATTGCGGTGTCGTTTGCGCGTGAGGGTGCGAAGGTTGCCATCACGGCGCGCTCGGCGGGTGAACTGGCCGAGACCGCTGCGGAGATCAAGTCGCTCGGCGCGAGCGCGCTTAGTATCACCGCTGATTTGGAAGACGCCACCGCGCCAGCCAAGATCGTGCAACAAGTACGCGCGGCTTGGGGACCGGTGCAAGTGTTGGTGAATAACGCTGGGATCGGCAGCAGTGCCGATCCGCAGCCCGTGGTCAGCTTTGACGATGCCTTTTGGGAGCGGACGCTGCGGATAAATCTCACGGCACCCTATCTCCTGTGTAAACAGGTTTTGCCCGAGATGCAGCGGGCCCGCGCGGGGCGGATCATCATGGTCGCTTCGATCAATGGCAAGATCGGGGCGCTGCACGGTGCCGCCTATACCGCCAGTAAGCATGGTGTCCTCGGATTGATGCGAACTCTCGCGATGGAAGTGGTGCAGGAAGGCATCACCGTCAACGCCATCTGCCCCGGCCCAGTTCACACAGCGATGAACGACAAGCGAATCGCTTACGACGCGGCCCGTCGTGGCGTCAGCGTTGAGCAGATCGTCGCAGGTACCACGCCGATGGGCCGCCGACTTGAGCCTGACGAAATTGCTCCCCTGGCTGTCTATCTCGCCAGCGCCGGTTCCAGCGGCATGACCGGCCAGGCCATCAACATCGATGGTGGAGTGCTGATGACGGGGTAG
- a CDS encoding thiazole synthase, which yields MSLAPPVSLPAEQTGDESLVIGTHTLRSRLIVGTGKYETFPQMQQALDLSGADCLTVAVRRERLYDGQGQNILDFIDLARYTLLPNTAGCYNADDAVRVARMGREILRSLENAGADWVKLECLGDPKTLLPDPIETLQATERLVADGFQVLVYTSDDPVLARKLKAAGATAVMPAGSPIGSGQGVLNANNIRIILEYLKADDPTYPVIIDAGVGTASDVAFAMELGVDGVLLNTAIAHARDPLGMARAMRAACDAGRWAFQAGRIPRRLYAQASSPEEGVISLRPYSS from the coding sequence ATGAGCCTCGCTCCTCCCGTCTCGTTGCCCGCCGAACAGACCGGCGATGAATCGCTGGTCATCGGCACGCACACGCTGCGCAGCCGCCTGATTGTTGGCACGGGCAAATACGAAACGTTTCCGCAGATGCAGCAGGCCCTCGATCTGTCGGGTGCCGACTGCCTGACGGTTGCCGTCCGCCGCGAACGCTTGTACGACGGCCAAGGGCAGAACATTCTCGACTTCATCGATCTTGCGCGCTACACGCTGCTGCCTAATACGGCCGGCTGTTACAACGCCGACGATGCCGTGCGCGTGGCGCGGATGGGGCGCGAGATTCTCCGCTCGCTCGAAAATGCCGGTGCCGATTGGGTGAAGCTCGAATGCCTGGGGGATCCCAAAACGCTCCTCCCCGATCCAATTGAAACGCTCCAGGCGACCGAGCGCCTGGTTGCCGACGGCTTTCAAGTTCTCGTGTACACCAGCGACGATCCAGTTCTCGCGCGTAAGCTCAAAGCTGCCGGCGCGACCGCGGTGATGCCCGCCGGCAGTCCCATCGGTTCGGGGCAAGGAGTGCTGAATGCCAATAACATTCGCATCATTCTTGAATATCTCAAAGCGGACGACCCGACCTACCCGGTAATCATCGACGCTGGTGTGGGTACCGCCAGCGACGTCGCGTTTGCCATGGAACTTGGTGTCGATGGGGTGCTACTCAATACGGCCATCGCGCACGCCCGCGATCCGCTAGGGATGGCCCGCGCCATGCGAGCAGCCTGTGATGCCGGCCGCTGGGCCTTTCAAGCGGGGCGGATTCCCCGCCGGCTCTATGCTCAGGCCAGCAGCCCCGAAGAAGGGGTCATCAGCTTACGGCCGTACTCGTCGTAA
- the thiS gene encoding sulfur carrier protein ThiS: MNIVLNGKVEQLPGPLTVAQLLASLKMPQRGVAVEVNHEIVPRSLHEKHELQEGDRLEVVSLVGGG, translated from the coding sequence GTGAATATTGTGCTTAATGGAAAGGTGGAGCAACTGCCCGGCCCGTTGACGGTCGCGCAGTTGCTGGCCAGCCTGAAGATGCCGCAGCGTGGTGTGGCGGTCGAAGTGAATCACGAGATTGTCCCTCGCTCGCTGCACGAAAAACACGAGTTGCAGGAAGGCGATCGGCTAGAAGTCGTGTCGCTAGTTGGGGGCGGGTAA